The Thunnus thynnus chromosome 24, fThuThy2.1, whole genome shotgun sequence genome window below encodes:
- the ptger2a gene encoding prostaglandin E receptor 2a (subtype EP2), whose product MQVDNDTCHSKHHIESQESPVISAIMFAAGILGNVAALVILEIRRRRDMRAGGARRRAMFHILITSLVVTDLAGTCLVSPLVQLSYSLNTTLVGLSPATGGVCKYFGVTMTFFSLATMSLLFTMALERCLAIGYPYLYSRHVTKKCAYITIPIVFLLCTLFCLLPFVGFGKYVQYCPGTWCFIDMNPSEKEHRVYANLYATIMLLLVLAIVVCNGFVVYHLFKMYQRRRRNGGSVIVATRSSNDRRTISMAEEVEHLILLVIMTIIFIVCTLPLVMRVYMNSIQNESHSQDLVALRFISVNSIIDPWVFIFLSPSMLHFCWAPVCRAPPGFSRGSVFKSSLAKDNCPANIELSRSKLEYTEELHDLRNV is encoded by the exons ATGCAGGTTGACAACGACACGTGCCACAGCAAGCACCACATAGAATCCCAAGAGAGCCCGGTGATCAGCGCCATCATGTTCGCTGCAGGCATCTTAGGCAATGTGGCTGCCTTGGTGATCCTGGAAATCCGGCGACGTAGAGACATGAGGGCTGGGGGCGCTAGGCGTCGTGCGATGTTTCACATCCTCATCACATCGCTGGTGGTCACGGACCTGGCTGGGACTTGCCTGGTCAGCCCGCTTGTGCAGCTGTCATATTCACTCAACACTACCTTGGTGGGGCTGTCGCCTGCAACTGGAGGGGTGTGTAAATACTTTGGTGTCACCATGACCTTCTTCAGCTTGGCCACCATGTCTCTCCTTTTCACTATGGCACTAGAGAGATGCTTAGCAATTGGGTACCCCTACCTGTACAGCCGGCATGTCACCAAAAAATGTGCCTACATCACAATCCCCATAGTGTTTTTGTTATGTACTTTATTCTGTCTCCTGCCTTTTGTGGGATTTGGTAAATATGTACAATACTGCCCTGGCACATGGTGCTTCATTGACATGAACCCTTCTGAGAAAGAGCACCGGGTCTACGCCAACCTGTATGCCACCATTATGTTATTGCTGGTGCTGGCCATAGTGGTGTGCAACGGGTTTGTTGTGTACCACCTGTTCAAGATGTACCAACGTCGGAGGAGGAACGGCGGCTCAGTGATAGTGGCCACGAGATCCAGCAACGACCGCAGGACGATTTCCATGGCCGAGGAGGTGGAGCATCTCATCTTGCTGGTGATCATGACCATCATCTTCATCGTCTGCACACTGCCCCTGGTG ATGCGTGTGTACATGAACTCCATACAGAATGAGTCTCACTCCCAGGACCTGGTCGCCCTCCGTTTCATCTCCGTCAACTCCATCATCGACCCCTGGGTCTTCATCTTCCTTTCCCCCAGCATGCTGCACTTTTGCTGGGCCCCGGTCTGCCGAGCCCCCCCGGGATTCTCCAGGGGTTCAGTGTTTAAATCATCGCTGGCCAAAGACAATTGTCCTGCTAACATAGAACTGTCTCGCTCAAAGCTGGAATACACCGAGGAGCTCCATGATTTGAGGAATGTATGA